In one window of Lewinella sp. 4G2 DNA:
- a CDS encoding gliding motility-associated C-terminal domain-containing protein, with protein MLALFVLAGTGRAQRCGVTDTIDIAQLGETRLVVPISGYLNGNLAATNQSLCNVKVYFQHTYVYGLTLSLVSPAGDTVQLVGPQTDQSRPPTSLARWFIDFQRCSDPAAPDPGAPLRWNNANPFNWPAFGTFTGSYYPSRQCLTSFNEGSLNGDWELLINNSRDGQQGIMTFLQLEFCDDRHSDGPCCLADAGEFPDLEDISTCAEPSTLPLNLRPRYRQPRPNALEYGYTYAVFRNDSLIDLQTDPNLAGSPAGRYEICGLSHRRSELGLLPLDGFFSPESLRNNLEGSAPILCGNLATECQVVNLVPPPDTTFLLRTICSSGSTSVGNSNYSAPGLYRDVVRGQFDCDSVIVLDLRVVDTLRQTVDATICAEDFFPLGDRFINTSGRFQDTLSSQFGCDSIVTLNLTVNPPIRSSVATAVCAGEVFSIGDEAFSNSGVFTRTITAADGCDSTVTLDLIALAPSIQYEPFTPQLDCRADSVVLDAGPSQLAFTEDFGWYDITGQLITNELAITVREPGAYVFRLSVATRGIRCEAADTVMIAEARQPLEADLGFVTPAGGALPPVPCTEVGDNCNVITCRHPVIGVDVSLVPIRPGDQFSWQSPSGMGINSGADSSLVFFDQPGRYNLRITSPSTGCTLDTFVDILEDVEVPRATVFGNEVITCANPAITLNADTLQDDNDQLSYRWTPLNGGMEIIGSVLPTQHGGTYRLSVENRESGCSNDTTFTVPVDTVPVLLNLAPAAAPITCFEPERILSGGNFTAGHEVNYVWTEAASTEIIGQEQRLTVRQGGLYELVITDIVNGCADSGQIAVPIDTLTPIADAGPPELTLNCFLSAATLGGQNTSTGVDIEYAWRSVDQGLATVSTDRFLPVTATDDIYLFSATNSRNGCANEDTIRVRTDLNQPIVELSQPIDFDCFVEEVLLEDDGNSSPFTALRSWTGPCLPENANQSSVRVACPGIYTHRVLNLDNGCETSASVEVFLADNSVVAILPDTLLLDCTTGTVQLNARNSSPAASVRWLREGREVDLTGLAPEVDVPGNYQLILGNFDGSCLDTASVFVTADCPLLALLLPVDSITCNRPFVTADATFAQPASENSIIDWLIPADMITQEVPGVRQLNVFTEGRLGLVVTNTISGLSDTAYVDVIRNQQRPIADAGLRDTIDCYRPRITLDGTGSSQGLLLQYLWTDTNADTIGFGQRVDVTVPGTYLLEVTQTETGCSRLDNVVIIDDRETPQATASSDGFPCDGTSSVVRVIATRGDEFTYEWSGPNLIGPTDLDSLTIGSAGTFLATVTRVNNGCSATAEVAIPQLPCPPFPALSDTVLTCAPGGLVLRPTFRDGCADCTFRWSRNGVRLRTERDSTLSVSRVGTYEIVATNEFGLTNSVAVNVMDARSLPSSSAGDDRIITCREMEVLLGRDTSYAGRDFEYNWSLFGTSIPNGNNQLLATSTPGTYTVQVVDRFSLCSTTDTVTVGIDTLTPRSVAGPMRTINCDAKRRVLDGTDSDFGRRLTYAWTSEIAPACIDGGATLNPIVRCEGTYELTVRDTVNGCSATSSTEVARDEALPAIVPLLDTTLNCSARAVELIGGVIGVPAVEYGWEEIIEGVGNPVPEIAPGTIAVSGPGLFRFQLVNTRSGCTNEFEVNVSADLLEPVVDAGLPDTFQCDLNSLALDGRILENGASSVAYTWTSRVGFAIDEANTLGPTIFQPDRYFLTAFNTRNQCSDVDSVDIIRDERAPIVDAGLPDTVTCALPQVPLNGSFGSISDQGIIHWTTVDGELLGLPPVLDPTVSRPGTYQLNITDPSNGCSGADLVTIAADTVSPTSSILAPDGLTLTCNQPQLVLRSTLESAGRPVTRRWFLNDGQLGEAPTQAFTGGGSVQLRVTDVENGCLDTSALEITEDLTPPVFATEPIPVLNCLRDTAVVRVADADFTQAYSWLNATDSLLGVGRSIALTVAGQYQLVSRLLRNGCADTIVVPLISDRVQPRLQFAEPEPLNCERQVTILDARGSSQGERFILTWTAPEGDGGLLPDPYRYRSTEPGTHRLTITDIVNGCQRGETVEVERVATPIDSFLFELTQPECPEDDDGELLITGVSGGNGPFRYRINGGLLTDRLFYEDLPLGDYQLTAQGSDGCTTDANFSLLRPDAATLEFRQDTLISLGDSLQLNYTTTMADFTAIWSTEGTVLPSIGMEPIWVRPFEATRFVLELESPEGCRLRDAVFVEVEDLADIYVPTAFSPNADGTNDLFRPFTGGQVQSIDRFTIYNRWGARLYDSQYDPVATSREWGWDGTVSGRNIQPQTLVWKLEATLVDGRAVVRQGSVILLR; from the coding sequence ATGCTCGCTTTATTCGTCCTGGCCGGCACCGGCCGGGCGCAGCGTTGTGGGGTAACGGATACGATCGATATCGCGCAGTTAGGGGAGACCCGCCTCGTCGTGCCCATCTCCGGCTACCTAAACGGGAATTTGGCCGCTACCAACCAATCATTGTGTAACGTCAAGGTCTACTTCCAGCATACCTACGTTTATGGGTTGACGCTTTCGCTAGTTTCACCAGCCGGAGATACGGTGCAGCTGGTCGGTCCGCAAACGGATCAGTCCCGGCCCCCCACGAGCCTAGCCCGGTGGTTCATCGACTTCCAACGTTGTAGCGACCCAGCCGCGCCGGACCCCGGAGCGCCGCTGCGCTGGAACAATGCGAACCCATTCAATTGGCCCGCCTTTGGCACTTTTACTGGTTCCTATTACCCATCACGCCAGTGTCTCACCTCCTTCAACGAAGGAAGCCTGAACGGGGACTGGGAACTCCTCATCAACAACAGCCGGGACGGGCAGCAGGGGATAATGACCTTTCTTCAACTCGAGTTCTGCGATGACCGCCACAGCGATGGCCCCTGCTGCCTGGCCGACGCCGGGGAATTTCCTGATTTGGAAGATATCTCAACCTGTGCCGAGCCTAGCACCTTGCCGCTAAATCTGCGCCCCCGCTACCGACAGCCCCGGCCGAATGCCCTGGAATACGGGTACACCTACGCAGTGTTTCGTAACGACTCTTTGATTGATCTGCAGACCGATCCCAATTTGGCCGGAAGTCCCGCCGGGCGATACGAGATCTGTGGCCTGAGTCACCGCCGTAGCGAACTAGGTCTGCTCCCACTGGATGGTTTTTTTTCGCCCGAGAGCCTGCGGAACAATCTGGAGGGTAGCGCTCCGATACTCTGTGGCAACCTCGCTACCGAGTGCCAGGTAGTCAATCTTGTACCTCCGCCGGACACTACCTTCCTGCTCCGTACAATCTGTAGTAGCGGTTCCACGAGCGTCGGCAATTCCAACTACTCCGCACCAGGACTTTACCGTGATGTGGTCAGAGGACAGTTCGACTGCGACAGTGTCATCGTACTTGATCTGCGGGTGGTCGATACGCTTCGCCAGACCGTCGATGCGACCATCTGCGCGGAGGACTTTTTCCCTCTGGGAGATCGGTTCATCAACACGAGTGGTCGCTTTCAGGATACCCTAAGCTCTCAGTTTGGCTGCGATAGCATTGTTACCCTCAACCTGACCGTCAATCCACCCATCCGTAGTTCGGTGGCGACGGCAGTTTGTGCTGGGGAGGTCTTTTCAATCGGTGACGAAGCATTCTCGAACTCCGGCGTCTTCACCAGGACCATCACGGCGGCGGATGGGTGTGATTCCACCGTTACGCTCGATTTGATCGCACTTGCCCCTTCAATCCAGTACGAACCCTTTACCCCCCAGCTGGATTGCCGTGCCGATTCCGTGGTGTTGGACGCCGGGCCAAGTCAATTAGCATTCACCGAAGATTTTGGATGGTACGATATCACGGGTCAATTAATTACGAATGAACTGGCCATTACGGTGCGGGAACCAGGCGCTTACGTTTTCCGTCTGTCCGTCGCTACGCGGGGCATCCGTTGCGAAGCAGCCGATACGGTGATGATTGCCGAAGCCCGCCAACCCCTCGAGGCCGACCTGGGTTTCGTAACACCTGCCGGTGGGGCGCTGCCGCCGGTGCCGTGTACGGAGGTTGGGGATAACTGCAACGTCATCACCTGTCGCCATCCGGTGATTGGGGTGGACGTAAGTCTCGTGCCGATCCGTCCGGGAGATCAGTTCAGTTGGCAAAGCCCCAGTGGAATGGGGATCAACAGCGGAGCGGATAGTTCCCTAGTTTTCTTCGACCAGCCAGGGCGTTACAACTTGCGGATTACCAGCCCGAGTACGGGGTGTACCTTGGACACTTTCGTGGATATTCTCGAGGACGTCGAAGTTCCAAGAGCTACGGTGTTCGGAAATGAGGTGATCACTTGCGCAAACCCCGCCATCACCCTCAATGCGGATACCCTCCAGGATGATAATGATCAACTCTCCTATCGATGGACGCCACTCAACGGGGGGATGGAAATCATTGGTTCAGTCCTCCCAACTCAGCACGGGGGTACTTACCGTTTGTCCGTAGAAAACAGGGAGTCCGGTTGCTCGAACGATACGACGTTCACCGTACCGGTTGATACCGTACCCGTCCTACTCAACCTGGCACCTGCGGCAGCGCCCATTACTTGCTTTGAACCGGAACGAATACTCTCCGGCGGCAACTTCACCGCCGGCCATGAAGTAAACTACGTTTGGACGGAAGCCGCTTCAACCGAGATCATCGGCCAGGAACAGCGCCTCACCGTGCGGCAGGGTGGACTTTACGAACTGGTCATCACCGACATCGTAAATGGCTGTGCGGATAGTGGACAAATTGCGGTGCCCATCGATACCCTCACACCCATCGCCGACGCTGGGCCACCCGAATTAACACTCAATTGCTTCCTCTCGGCAGCGACCCTGGGTGGTCAGAATACGAGTACTGGGGTTGATATCGAATACGCTTGGCGAAGTGTCGACCAGGGGCTAGCTACAGTCAGCACCGATCGATTTTTACCGGTCACCGCGACTGATGATATCTATCTGTTTTCAGCTACCAATAGCCGAAATGGTTGCGCAAACGAGGATACCATCCGCGTCCGAACCGACCTCAACCAACCGATCGTTGAATTATCGCAACCCATTGACTTTGACTGTTTTGTGGAAGAAGTCTTACTGGAGGATGATGGGAATTCCTCTCCCTTTACTGCGCTTAGATCTTGGACCGGTCCCTGCCTCCCTGAGAACGCAAATCAGTCTTCCGTGAGGGTTGCTTGCCCGGGAATCTATACCCACCGCGTGCTGAACCTGGACAATGGCTGCGAAACCTCCGCCTCCGTAGAAGTTTTTCTGGCCGACAATAGCGTGGTGGCCATTCTGCCCGATACGCTCCTGCTGGATTGTACTACGGGAACCGTGCAACTCAACGCCCGTAACAGCTCTCCGGCTGCCTCCGTGCGGTGGCTACGGGAAGGCCGGGAGGTCGACCTGACGGGCCTGGCCCCGGAGGTAGACGTACCGGGCAACTACCAATTGATCCTGGGTAATTTCGATGGCTCCTGCCTCGACACGGCCTCCGTTTTTGTGACCGCGGACTGCCCGTTACTGGCCCTCCTTCTGCCGGTGGATAGCATCACTTGTAATCGACCCTTCGTTACTGCGGACGCCACGTTCGCTCAACCCGCAAGCGAGAATTCTATAATCGACTGGCTGATTCCTGCGGATATGATCACTCAAGAAGTCCCTGGTGTCCGGCAACTGAATGTCTTTACCGAAGGCCGCCTTGGGCTCGTGGTGACAAATACGATATCGGGATTATCCGACACCGCCTACGTGGACGTAATCCGCAACCAGCAACGACCAATCGCCGATGCAGGATTACGTGATACTATTGACTGCTACAGACCACGCATCACCCTGGATGGGACGGGAAGTAGCCAGGGGCTGCTGCTGCAATACCTCTGGACGGATACCAACGCCGACACGATTGGCTTCGGTCAGCGAGTCGATGTGACCGTCCCTGGTACTTATCTGCTGGAAGTTACCCAGACCGAAACGGGTTGCTCCCGACTCGACAATGTCGTCATTATTGACGATCGGGAGACACCGCAGGCCACGGCCTCCAGCGACGGCTTCCCCTGTGACGGTACGAGCTCAGTGGTCCGCGTAATCGCCACGCGGGGGGATGAATTCACTTACGAATGGTCCGGACCAAACCTCATCGGGCCAACTGACCTCGACTCCCTCACGATTGGGTCTGCCGGGACCTTTTTAGCCACCGTCACCCGGGTGAATAATGGCTGTTCGGCTACGGCGGAGGTAGCCATTCCTCAACTTCCCTGCCCGCCGTTTCCCGCGTTGTCGGATACGGTGTTGACCTGTGCGCCCGGTGGATTGGTCCTGCGGCCTACCTTCCGTGACGGCTGTGCGGACTGTACATTTCGGTGGTCGCGCAATGGCGTTCGCTTGCGAACGGAGCGAGATAGTACGTTGTCCGTAAGCCGGGTTGGCACCTACGAAATCGTTGCTACCAACGAGTTTGGCCTCACCAACAGTGTGGCGGTAAACGTAATGGATGCCCGCAGTTTGCCGAGCTCGTCCGCGGGAGACGACCGGATAATTACTTGCCGGGAAATGGAGGTGTTGCTCGGGCGGGACACCAGCTACGCAGGAAGAGATTTTGAATACAATTGGTCGCTATTTGGGACATCAATTCCCAACGGAAATAATCAATTGTTAGCCACCTCAACGCCCGGCACTTACACCGTCCAGGTCGTGGATCGGTTCAGCCTGTGTAGTACTACGGATACGGTTACCGTCGGCATTGACACCCTTACCCCGCGCTCGGTGGCGGGGCCGATGCGTACCATTAATTGCGACGCCAAACGGCGGGTACTGGATGGCACCGACAGCGATTTCGGCCGCCGGCTGACCTATGCCTGGACCAGCGAAATCGCTCCTGCCTGTATTGACGGTGGCGCAACACTTAACCCAATCGTCAGGTGTGAAGGGACCTACGAACTAACGGTCCGGGATACGGTGAATGGTTGCTCGGCAACGTCCTCCACCGAAGTGGCCCGGGACGAAGCACTGCCGGCAATCGTTCCCCTCCTGGACACCACGCTCAACTGTTCCGCCCGTGCCGTTGAACTGATCGGCGGAGTCATCGGCGTTCCAGCCGTAGAGTATGGTTGGGAAGAGATCATCGAAGGAGTTGGCAATCCAGTTCCGGAAATTGCTCCGGGTACCATTGCCGTTAGCGGTCCGGGCTTGTTTCGGTTCCAGTTGGTCAATACCAGGTCGGGCTGCACCAATGAGTTTGAGGTAAACGTGTCCGCCGATTTGCTGGAACCCGTTGTGGATGCAGGACTCCCCGATACCTTCCAGTGTGATCTGAATAGCCTTGCACTCGATGGTCGCATTCTTGAAAACGGAGCGTCCTCCGTAGCGTATACCTGGACTTCCAGGGTAGGGTTTGCGATCGATGAAGCCAATACACTAGGGCCAACCATCTTTCAGCCGGATCGGTATTTTCTGACGGCCTTCAACACCCGCAACCAGTGTTCGGACGTCGATAGCGTCGACATCATCCGCGATGAGCGTGCTCCAATCGTTGATGCTGGGCTTCCGGATACCGTCACCTGTGCGCTGCCGCAGGTGCCACTAAATGGGTCATTCGGATCAATCTCTGACCAGGGAATTATCCATTGGACTACGGTGGATGGAGAACTATTAGGATTGCCCCCGGTGCTTGATCCGACGGTCAGCCGACCGGGAACGTACCAACTAAATATTACCGACCCCTCCAACGGCTGCTCGGGGGCGGATCTCGTTACCATCGCCGCTGACACCGTATCACCAACAAGTTCCATCCTTGCACCGGACGGGCTGACACTCACCTGTAACCAGCCGCAACTAGTACTTCGGTCCACTCTTGAAAGTGCAGGCCGGCCCGTGACACGAAGGTGGTTCCTGAACGACGGCCAACTTGGTGAAGCGCCTACCCAGGCTTTTACTGGTGGGGGTTCGGTTCAACTTCGGGTAACGGACGTTGAAAATGGATGCCTGGATACTTCAGCGTTAGAAATTACCGAGGACCTTACTCCGCCAGTATTTGCGACGGAGCCAATTCCCGTCCTCAATTGCCTTCGGGATACTGCAGTTGTCCGCGTGGCGGATGCGGATTTTACCCAAGCGTATAGCTGGCTGAATGCTACCGATAGCCTACTGGGCGTAGGACGAAGTATAGCGTTGACGGTTGCTGGTCAGTACCAATTAGTCAGTAGGCTACTAAGAAATGGGTGTGCCGATACGATCGTAGTTCCCCTCATCTCCGATCGCGTCCAGCCCAGGTTACAATTTGCGGAGCCTGAACCCCTGAATTGTGAGCGGCAGGTGACCATATTGGATGCGCGTGGCAGCAGCCAGGGGGAACGTTTCATCTTAACCTGGACTGCTCCCGAAGGGGACGGTGGGCTGCTCCCTGATCCGTACCGGTATCGATCCACCGAACCAGGCACGCACCGGCTGACCATTACTGACATCGTTAATGGTTGCCAGCGCGGAGAGACCGTTGAAGTGGAGCGGGTAGCTACGCCGATTGATTCCTTTCTTTTCGAACTTACCCAACCGGAATGCCCGGAGGATGACGACGGGGAACTACTCATCACTGGGGTAAGCGGTGGCAACGGACCTTTCCGTTATCGCATCAACGGAGGTTTGCTGACGGACCGCTTATTCTACGAAGACCTCCCCCTCGGCGACTACCAACTGACGGCCCAGGGTAGCGACGGGTGTACTACGGACGCGAATTTTTCCCTCCTCAGGCCAGACGCTGCAACGTTGGAATTCCGTCAGGATACGCTCATTAGTTTGGGGGATAGCCTGCAACTTAATTACACCACTACCATGGCGGATTTCACGGCAATATGGTCAACGGAAGGTACAGTCTTACCGTCAATTGGAATGGAGCCCATTTGGGTCCGCCCCTTCGAAGCCACCCGTTTCGTCCTGGAGTTGGAAAGCCCCGAAGGCTGCCGCCTGCGCGACGCCGTGTTCGTGGAGGTTGAAGACTTAGCAGATATCTACGTTCCCACCGCCTTCAGCCCGAATGCGGACGGGACGAACGATCTATTCCGCCCCTTCACCGGCGGCCAGGTTCAAAGCATTGACCGTTTCACCATCTACAACCGCTGGGGGGCAAGGCTATACGACAGCCAGTACGACCCGGTTGCCACCTCGCGAGAATGGGGATGGGATGGCACCGTCAGCGGACGTAATATTCAGCCACAAACACTGGTGTGGAAGCTTGAGGCTACGTTGGTGGATGGACGGGCGGTGGTGCGGCAGGGGAGTGTGATCCTTTTGAGGTAG
- a CDS encoding SulP family inorganic anion transporter: MTKYLNLFDFSQEVDYRTEILSGLTVALALIPEAVAFALIAGLDPLIGLYAAFVMGLVTAVLGGRPGMISGATGAVAVVIAPLVTTLVASGMDNSQAAYYVFAAIILAGLLQVLAGVLRLGKLMRLVPHPVVFGFVNGLAIIIFTAQLGQFKTDTGEWATGMPLFISLALVGLVMFIMWGLPKISKAVPSGLVGILVVFAIVVGFDIDTKTVGDIASIEGGFPMPAVPEIAWSFDTLKMLMPYALVVALVGLIESLLTLNIVDEITETRGRGNKEAVAQGLGNILSGFTGGMGGCAMIGQSLINISSGARARLSGIFAAIMLLIFIMFGASLIERLPMAALTGIMIMVAIGTFEWASLKTFGKMPKWDLFVMVLVTVITIVIHNLAYAVIAGVVVASLVFAYENAKMIRARKRIEADGSKVYEIYGPLFFGSVQTFNTKFDVLGDPDNIVIDFMESRVVDMSAIEALNRLTERYEKVGKHVTIKHLSPDSRRLLNNAEDLIDINVTEDPTYKVMTDFE, from the coding sequence ATGACTAAGTACCTTAACCTGTTCGACTTCTCTCAGGAAGTTGATTACCGCACGGAAATCCTTTCTGGTTTGACGGTAGCGCTGGCGCTGATTCCCGAAGCCGTCGCCTTCGCCTTGATTGCCGGCCTGGATCCATTGATTGGTCTCTACGCCGCTTTCGTGATGGGTCTCGTGACTGCCGTTCTGGGTGGCCGGCCAGGTATGATCTCCGGAGCAACCGGTGCCGTGGCGGTCGTTATCGCTCCACTGGTAACCACCCTGGTGGCCAGTGGAATGGATAATAGCCAGGCCGCGTATTACGTCTTTGCCGCCATCATCCTGGCGGGATTGCTGCAAGTCCTAGCGGGAGTGCTGAGGTTGGGTAAACTGATGCGCCTCGTCCCCCACCCCGTCGTATTCGGCTTTGTAAATGGCTTGGCCATCATCATTTTCACCGCCCAGTTGGGCCAATTCAAGACCGACACCGGAGAGTGGGCCACTGGGATGCCACTCTTCATTTCCCTAGCTCTGGTCGGACTCGTGATGTTCATCATGTGGGGCTTGCCGAAGATCAGTAAAGCGGTCCCTTCCGGCCTCGTAGGTATTCTAGTCGTCTTCGCCATCGTGGTTGGCTTTGATATTGATACTAAGACGGTGGGCGACATCGCCTCCATCGAAGGAGGATTCCCAATGCCGGCCGTTCCCGAGATTGCCTGGAGCTTCGATACCCTCAAAATGCTCATGCCCTACGCCCTCGTCGTCGCCTTGGTCGGTTTGATTGAGAGTTTGCTCACCCTCAACATCGTGGATGAGATCACTGAAACCCGCGGTCGGGGCAACAAGGAAGCCGTCGCTCAGGGGCTCGGCAACATCCTCAGCGGCTTCACTGGCGGTATGGGTGGTTGCGCGATGATCGGCCAGTCGCTGATCAATATTAGCTCCGGTGCTCGAGCCCGGCTTTCCGGCATTTTCGCCGCCATCATGCTCCTCATCTTCATCATGTTCGGGGCCAGCCTGATTGAACGTCTACCCATGGCTGCACTGACTGGGATCATGATCATGGTGGCCATTGGCACCTTCGAGTGGGCCAGCCTGAAGACGTTTGGTAAAATGCCTAAATGGGACCTGTTTGTAATGGTTCTAGTCACGGTCATCACCATCGTTATTCATAACCTGGCGTACGCCGTGATTGCTGGCGTAGTGGTCGCGTCCCTGGTGTTTGCCTACGAAAATGCGAAGATGATCCGCGCCCGCAAGCGCATCGAAGCGGATGGCTCAAAAGTCTACGAGATCTACGGCCCCCTCTTCTTCGGCTCCGTACAAACCTTCAATACCAAATTCGACGTCCTCGGTGACCCCGACAATATCGTGATCGACTTCATGGAAAGCCGCGTCGTGGACATGTCCGCCATCGAAGCCCTCAACCGTCTGACGGAGCGTTACGAAAAGGTGGGAAAGCACGTAACCATCAAACACCTCAGCCCGGACTCCCGCCGGCTCCTGAACAACGCAGAAGACCTGATTGACATCAACGTCACGGAGGATCCGACTTATAAGGTGATGACGGACTTTGAATAG
- a CDS encoding DMT family transporter → MQQAIYFLFAIVAGVMLPIQAGLNTEIGRKLDSPMYATLVSFAVGSIGLILYLLFTREDWGAIKEAGTLPWYYWTGGLLGAVYVAAIIVLTPRLGIALTFGLTVAAQMVFGVIMDHYGWLGVRESPINWMRVLGVFLIVAGVVIVRTQQTIVD, encoded by the coding sequence ATGCAACAAGCTATTTATTTTCTCTTCGCGATCGTTGCGGGTGTGATGCTCCCCATTCAGGCCGGCCTCAACACGGAGATTGGTCGCAAACTGGATAGCCCGATGTACGCCACGTTGGTGTCGTTTGCCGTGGGTTCCATTGGCCTAATTCTTTACCTCCTATTCACCCGTGAGGATTGGGGGGCCATCAAGGAAGCCGGCACCCTCCCCTGGTATTACTGGACGGGCGGCTTGCTCGGCGCCGTTTACGTCGCGGCCATCATTGTCCTTACGCCGCGGCTCGGCATTGCGCTTACGTTCGGCCTCACCGTCGCCGCCCAAATGGTCTTTGGCGTCATCATGGACCACTACGGCTGGCTGGGCGTCCGCGAGTCTCCCATCAACTGGATGCGGGTACTCGGCGTCTTTCTGATCGTTGCGGGAGTCGTCATTGTAAGGACGCAGCAAACCATTGTGGATTAG
- a CDS encoding saccharopine dehydrogenase family protein, whose amino-acid sequence MSRIMIIGAGGVARVAAFKCAQHPEVFSEFMIASRTVSKCDAIAADIRQQLGYDKITTRAIDAEDVPALTALLQEYQPKLVVHLALPYQDLTIMDACLNAGVHYLDTANYEPKEEAKFEYGHQWAYQERFKEAGLTAILGCGFDPGVTQVFTSYAAKHHFDEIHYLDIVDANAGDHGKAFATNFNPEINIREITQNGKYWENGEWVEISPFSIKKDLNYPDVGPKASYVLYHEELESLVKNFPTIKRARFWMTFGEEYLTHLRVIQNIGMAGIEPVMHQGHEIIPLEFLKTVLPDPGSLGDNYTGQTSIGCRIKGIKDGKDKTYYIWNNCSHAAAFEETGAQGVSYTTGVPAMTGAMMFLTGEWTGAGVFNVEEFNPDPFLEKLGPHGLEWHEAVGIDTEMEYPN is encoded by the coding sequence ATGAGTAGGATAATGATCATCGGCGCGGGCGGAGTTGCCCGGGTTGCTGCCTTTAAGTGTGCCCAACACCCGGAAGTGTTTTCGGAATTCATGATCGCCAGCCGCACCGTAAGTAAGTGCGATGCCATAGCTGCCGACATCCGACAACAGTTGGGTTACGACAAGATCACAACACGTGCCATTGATGCAGAGGATGTGCCAGCCCTGACGGCGCTTCTTCAGGAATACCAGCCGAAACTGGTAGTACACCTGGCGCTTCCGTATCAGGACCTCACCATTATGGATGCCTGCCTCAACGCCGGCGTCCACTACCTCGATACGGCTAACTACGAGCCGAAGGAGGAAGCCAAGTTCGAATACGGCCACCAGTGGGCCTACCAGGAGCGTTTTAAGGAAGCCGGGCTGACGGCCATTCTCGGGTGTGGATTTGATCCAGGCGTTACGCAGGTATTTACGTCCTACGCAGCCAAGCACCATTTTGATGAGATCCACTACCTGGATATCGTGGATGCAAACGCTGGCGACCACGGAAAGGCCTTCGCCACCAACTTCAACCCGGAAATAAATATTCGGGAGATCACCCAGAACGGGAAGTACTGGGAAAACGGCGAGTGGGTAGAAATTTCGCCATTCAGCATCAAAAAAGACCTGAACTATCCGGACGTCGGCCCCAAGGCTAGTTACGTGCTATACCACGAAGAATTGGAGAGCCTGGTAAAGAACTTCCCCACCATCAAGAGGGCTCGTTTCTGGATGACCTTTGGCGAAGAATACCTGACCCATCTACGGGTCATCCAAAATATCGGAATGGCTGGCATTGAGCCGGTGATGCACCAGGGCCACGAGATCATTCCTCTGGAATTCCTAAAAACCGTGCTGCCCGACCCCGGCAGCCTAGGTGACAACTATACCGGGCAAACCTCCATCGGCTGCCGGATTAAGGGCATCAAAGACGGAAAGGACAAAACCTATTACATCTGGAACAATTGTTCCCACGCCGCCGCCTTCGAAGAGACGGGCGCTCAGGGCGTAAGCTACACCACCGGGGTGCCGGCGATGACCGGTGCGATGATGTTCCTTACCGGAGAGTGGACCGGTGCGGGCGTTTTCAACGTAGAGGAATTTAATCCCGACCCCTTCCTGGAAAAACTCGGCCCGCACGGGTTGGAGTGGCACGAAGCCGTAGGCATCGATACGGAGATGGAGTACCCGAATTAG
- a CDS encoding OsmC family protein encodes MTINLHRIDDAFNLEATNADGLTVVSDGSPAIGGNNNGMRPMEMVLSAVGACSSIDIILLLKKQRQDLKDIRIAVTGERRDEEPRIFTGIHVSYELVGDIDEKKAERACRLSMEKMCSVSLMLKAGGVEVTWDYKVVSE; translated from the coding sequence ATGACCATCAATCTTCACCGCATCGATGATGCCTTCAACCTTGAGGCAACCAACGCAGACGGGCTTACCGTCGTTTCCGACGGCAGCCCAGCGATTGGAGGCAACAATAACGGTATGCGGCCGATGGAAATGGTCCTATCCGCCGTCGGTGCCTGCAGCTCGATTGACATTATCCTCCTGCTTAAGAAGCAGCGTCAGGACCTCAAAGACATCCGCATCGCCGTAACCGGAGAACGACGCGATGAAGAACCGCGCATCTTTACCGGCATCCACGTCAGCTACGAATTAGTCGGCGACATCGACGAGAAAAAAGCCGAACGCGCCTGCCGCCTGAGTATGGAAAAAATGTGCAGCGTCAGCCTAATGCTGAAAGCCGGCGGCGTAGAAGTAACCTGGGACTATAAAGTAGTCAGTGAGTAG